Proteins from one Fragaria vesca subsp. vesca linkage group LG6, FraVesHawaii_1.0, whole genome shotgun sequence genomic window:
- the LOC101293893 gene encoding putative RNA-binding protein Luc7-like 1-like, with the protein MDALRKQLDQLMGANRNGDVREVNRKYYDRDVCRLYLVGLCPHELFQLTKMDMGPCPKVHSLQLREEYKEARKQGTDNYDRDLEDVIDRLIVECDRKISRALKRLEDDDAKAAIAISVSEVTQTPEILELSKQIKEKLEEADRFDLEGKTDLKIRALEILEDLRGKRADKQSTLLLDAFNKDRAALPQPLPNPPPLAPLPVVVPDARTQEMINEKLKKAEDLGEQGMVDEAQKALEEAEALKKLPPRQEPVLDSSKYTAADVRITDQKLRVCDICGAFLSVYDSDRRLADHFGGKLHLGYMQIREKLAELQAEKNKIRKVDRYDERRSKERSKERDREPSRDRERGDSRDRGRDLDRRSRDRDRHYDRDRGERDRDSNRSRNYDSRSHRRSRSRSRERSKDYDRHRRYDRY; encoded by the exons ATGGACGCGCTGAGGAAGCAGCTGGACCAGCTCATGGGGGCGAATCGGAACGGCGACGTTCGGGAGGTGAATCGCAAATATTACGATCGCGATGTGTGTCGCCTCTACCTGGTCGGACTCTGCCCCCACGAGCTTTTCCAATTAACG AAAATGGATATGGGACCCTGCCCCAAGGTTCACTCTCTGCAACTCAGAGAAGA ATACAAAGAAGCTAGGAAGCAAGGGACCGATAACTATGACAGAGACCTGGAGGATGTCATAGATAGGCTCATTGTTGAATGTGATCGGAAAATTTCTAGAGCCCTTAAGCGCCTTGAGGATGATGATGCGAAAGCCGCCATTGCAATTTCTGTCTCCGAGGTTACTCAG ACACCGGAGATACTTGAGTTGTCAAAGCAGATCAAAGAGAAGCTTGAAGAAGCTGATAGATTCG ATCTTGAAGGGAAGACAGATCTTAAGATTCGAGCTCTGGAGATATTAGAAGATCTCAGGGGAAAGAGAGCAGACAAACAG TCAACGCTTCTTTTGGATGCTTTCAATAAGGATAGGGCAGCTTTACCTCAACCCCTGCCAAATCCACCACCTTTGGCTCCGTTGCCTGTAGTTGTTCCTGACGCTCGTACACAGGAAATGATAAATGAAAAGTTGAAGAAGGCAGAGGACCTTG GTGAGCAAGGAATGGTTGATGAGGCGCAAAAAGCGTTGGAAGAGGCCGAAGCACTGAAAAAG TTGCCTCCCAGGCAGGAGCCTGTCCTGGATTCCTCCAAGTATACTGCTGCTGATGTGCGAATT ACGGATCAAAAGCTGCGTGTCTGTGACATCTGTGGAGCATTTCTTAGTGTTTATGACAG TGATCGTCGTTTAGCTGATCATTTCGGTGGGAAACTTCATTTAGGCTATATGCAAATCCGTGAGAAGTTAGCAGAGCTGCAG GCAGAGAAAAACAAGATTCGCAAGGTTGATCGGTATGATGAAAGAAG ATCAAAAGAGAGAAGCAAGGAACGTGATAGAGAACCTAGTAGGGACAGAGAACGCGGCGATAGCCGCGACCGAGGGAGGGATCTTGATCGTAGGAGCAGAGATCGAGATAGGCACTATGACCGTGATCGTGGAGAGCGTGACAGAGATTCAAACCGCTCCCGCAATTATGATTCAAGAAGTCACCGTAGGTCACGCTCTCGGTCACGGGAACGTTCCAAGGATTATGATCGCCACAG GCGTTACGACCGATACTAG